The sequence below is a genomic window from Prochlorococcus marinus CUG1438.
CAGCCTAGCTATACCCCTCTTAATTTCTATAAGGTTATACCTGGGTTGGAAGCATGTTTTTAAAAGATTGACTTCTGAAAAAGTCGAGTACGAAGAATCTGGCTGGTATGACGGTCAAGTGTGGATAAAGCCATTAGTTTTAAAAGAAAAAGAATCACTTATTGCCTCAATTGAAGTTAAGCCTATTTTAAACAATTTAATTCAAATCTTTTCTCTCTTCTCAATTTTAGCTTTATCAGGAATTTTACTTTTTCAATATAACCATTTTTAAATGAGTTCAAACTTCAAAAATCTCTACACATCAAATAATCCTCCTCTACAAGCAACTTTAATGAGAGGTTCGAACATTGAGTCAATACATAAAATTCATGCTGTTATCAGCGATAAAAAAGGAAGGGTTTTAATGTGTGCAGGAAATCCAGAATATAAAAGTTTCATTAGATCAGCATTAAAACCATTTCAAGCAATACCTTTTGTCAGTAGTGGAGCAGCATCAAAAATTAATAATGCTTCAAAATCAATCGCATTAGCATGCGGTTCACATAGTGGTTCGAAAATTCATTCAAGGGAAGCCTTCAAAATTTTATGGGAATATGATATCGACGTTAATAATTTAAAATGTCCAAAATCAAAATCAAGTCCATTAGAACATAATTGTTCAGGTAAACACGCTGCTTTCCTTGCAACATGTAAAAAGTTTAATTGGCCACTAGAGAGTTACCTAAAAGGGGATCATCCACTTCAAATAGAAATATTCAGAATTGTTTCCGAATTGCTTGAAATTCCCAGCTCGGAAATAAAAGCTGAACGAGATGATTGCGGCGCGCCAACCCTTTATATGAAGCTTGTAGAGATGTCTAAGTTATATTCTCTTCTAAGCAGTTCGGATAATGCAGAATTAGAGCAAATAAGTAGAGCTATGACAAATAACGCAATTATGATTGGTGATAACAATCGATTTGACACTGAAATAATTAAGGCTTCTCATGGACAAGTCATAGGTAAAGGAGGTGCAGAAGGAATACAGTGTCTTTGCAAAGTGAATGAAGGTATAGGATTAGCTTTAAAAGTAGAAGATGGTTCTAAAAGAGCAAAACATGCTGTGAGTCTTCACTTATTAAAACAATTAGAATGGATATCTGACCTAAGAATTCAAGATATTGAAGATAAGGTCTTTAATTTTTCCGAAGGAGTGCGTATTGAAGTTCAAGGACAGTTAAAATTCCAAGAATCCTAAAAAAATAGAAAAATGAACCCTTTCAGATGTATGCTATGTATATGACGCGGGGTAGAGCAGTCTGGTAGCTCGTCGGGCTCATAACCCGAAGGTCGGAAGTTCAAATCTCCCCCCCGCCACCATCTAAAGCAGCTTTAGGCTGCTTTTTGTTTTTGCAATTAGTTACAGAAATTAAAAAATTTTTATAAATTATCAGAATACATATCTAAATATTAGTGGCATACAAAAAATTATTAAAGATCATTTTGCATCGAAAACTTAAAATCAACTCTAACTACTAAGCCAATAATGATAAAAATTATCCCAATGTAAGAGTTTAAAGATAGTTCCAAGATATTCAATTAAATTACTAATTATAACCTTAACTCATAAATCATTTCTATTAAATAGTCTCATAAAAAAGTTTAAAAAAGTAGAAACTTAACACTTACCTTATTGAATAAGAAATGTATTGAACTAAAGTGAAATCAATATAATTAATAAATTAATGCAAAATTTACTACAACGAGATCTTGGTTCTAGTATGTTATCTTTGGCAGTTATATTAGGATGGTTAGGTTTGTTTTTTGTCTTCTTAAGAATATTCACCATCACAATAAAAAAGGTTCTCGAAACAATATTCAAAAATACTTAATTGTAAAAATAAATCAATAATCAAGAATTAACACATTTTTGTTTAGTGAGTAGGTATAATGACCTAAAAATGTCAATTTTAGACAATGCAAAAATTGGTGATTCAGTTCAAGTAAGTTTAGAATTATCAAAAGATCGATTAACTAAAGAAATAATTGATGCCATAAATGTCTCTTCACTGGGTAAAATAATTGATTTTAGAATAACTGATGGTAAAGGTATTGGTGTAGTCTTGCAATTATCCAATGGAAAAGAGCAATGGTTTTTTGAAAACGAAATTGATATTCTCGACGAAAATGGTAATAAAATAGAAAAAATATGTGACAAAGAAGGAGATAACTTTATATTAAATACTTTGAGATTATTGAAGTATGAAAATAAAAATAAAGTTAGTGAT
It includes:
- a CDS encoding asparaginase, coding for MSSNFKNLYTSNNPPLQATLMRGSNIESIHKIHAVISDKKGRVLMCAGNPEYKSFIRSALKPFQAIPFVSSGAASKINNASKSIALACGSHSGSKIHSREAFKILWEYDIDVNNLKCPKSKSSPLEHNCSGKHAAFLATCKKFNWPLESYLKGDHPLQIEIFRIVSELLEIPSSEIKAERDDCGAPTLYMKLVEMSKLYSLLSSSDNAELEQISRAMTNNAIMIGDNNRFDTEIIKASHGQVIGKGGAEGIQCLCKVNEGIGLALKVEDGSKRAKHAVSLHLLKQLEWISDLRIQDIEDKVFNFSEGVRIEVQGQLKFQES
- a CDS encoding CGLD27 family protein, translated to MNESNCPVPREQQPTNEFIELSKSKIFSWPKTKQLLVLVLIKFWIATFVLFVIISSGSIYFKTSILKYVLLSLFSSLAIPLLISIRLYLGWKHVFKRLTSEKVEYEESGWYDGQVWIKPLVLKEKESLIASIEVKPILNNLIQIFSLFSILALSGILLFQYNHF
- a CDS encoding DUF2862 domain-containing protein, whose product is MSILDNAKIGDSVQVSLELSKDRLTKEIIDAINVSSLGKIIDFRITDGKGIGVVLQLSNGKEQWFFENEIDILDENGNKIEKICDKEGDNFILNTLRLLKYENKNKVSDLLNPINFFLWLIVSFRDIF